The Candidatus Thermoplasmatota archaeon genome contains the following window.
GAACAATCAGAAGAAAAACCTCCTGCTCATGTGCATGATAAGCATAGTGCTCGTGAGTTCGGTATCTACCACAACAGCGTATAGAGATGAACGAATATCAGTTTATTTTTATTTCACATGGATGAATGATGATGGAACATGGCATGAATGGCATAACGTCAGCAAAGAGGGCTATATCGAGGACCAAATCCTTCAAATTGGACAGCCGATCAAATGTAAGATCATCGTGACACCGCATGTTCGATGTATTTTTACAATAGAATTATCAGAAATCGGGACTCCACATGCCTATGATTTATTAGAAGGTACCTATGATGCAGCGAAACCAGGAACAGGATTTATGGTTTTTGAAAATCAGGAGCAAATAGACGACCAAAAACAAGTATTTAAAGACTATAACATCCCGCTCTATCACCAACCACAATATCTGCTCATCAATGAACCGCTCGAGTATACCTGGGTTTTACGGCCGAATGCTAACTGGTCATGTGAAGGTTGTAGCGGTGCACCACTCAACTGTGACTTTGTTGCCCAAAATTTCAAAAAAGGTGAAAACGTTATCATTGGTGTGTCCTTTGCTGTTCCCATTATCAGGGGATACTGGACTGGCCCAACGTACCACCCAAGCAATGCAGCAAATACCAAAAACAATCCCCAAGAAAGTACGAGCACGCCAGGATTTGATCTGTTCATACTCATTATCTCACTTGTTACTTTTCTAATCATCCTACGACAGACATGCCGAAACCGATAAAAACAGGTGTTTCTCAGCACCTGCATAGCAGCTCTCATCACCATCTCTATATCTCTGAATCGATAGAGTACCAAATTCGTAAGGTGACAATTTCTAATTGTATTTCTTGAAAAGTTACGTTTCAACAAAAACAGACGCCAAGGAAAAAATGTACCGTTCCGAAATGCACATCTGAAAAAGTGTACTGTTCAACAGATATACGCTATGACTGATGATCCTGAAAAAATCAACGTTCCAACACCGAAAACTATATAATCCATACAAACCTAATAGTATTAACAAGTGTTAAATGAGGGATTAAAACTATGAAAGTGGTTCTCTGTAATGATGGAGTATGTATTCCTCCAAAATGCCCGGTTGTTGACATTCGCGACGACCGTGTCATCATTGGTGAAAAAAACAATGTTTGTACCTTAACCAAAGAGCAATTTAACATTCTGAAACAAAAGATCAAAAACGGCGAAATATAACACAAACCTGATTTCGCCCACCTCACTTCTTTTTTTAATGATGAAAGCCAACCCTGTTTTGATGATACAGCTCAACAGCATCACGCACAACATCTGATAATAACATACGTCGTTCCTCATTGGTCCCTTTTCCCAACGTCCCATACAACGTAGCAAAAAAGGGTTTAACATCACCATGATCATACCCAAGGGTAACAACAGTAAACATGGGAATACCTTGTACATCTTGAGTGTCATAAATACGCTGAGATGCTCGTAACCGCTCGGTTGTATGATGAATATTAATATAGATAAAGGTAATATTCGTATCAAAAAGTCGGACTGTTGTTGAAAACATATCCTGCTTCCCGAACTCAACTGAAAACAACTCTTTGATTACCGGATACATAATATCACAGCCAAGACAGGAATCACCACTGTAATGAAGAAAAACTACCCCCTGAGAAAGATTCTGAACAACGAAATCAGGATGCGACATACTATCAACCGTGTTAAAACTAAAATTAACTGTGGTTTTTGGTTGCAATTTCAAACAACTCAAACAGAGTACCTGTACAATACCCTCATATACTTCAGAATACACCGGAGTTGCAAACAGCATCCCTACAAACAATGCTGAAACAACAACCAGTGCAGTTATTTGAACAACCAGTATTTTTTTCATGATCTACATCCTCTCAAAGGTGATGAGTTTTTTCGGACAAGTACTCACGCATTTTCCACAGAGAATACATTCAGGATCGCGGTGCATCGTTGGCACGTCAATACCCATCGGACACTGCAATGAACACATATGACAATGAACACAATCTTCTTTATGAACTTCAACATGGAGAAAACTTATTTTATTAAACACTGCAAAAAAAGCTCCAAGTGGACAGAAATAGCGACACCAACCCCGCTCAACCACAAAAATCAAGATGATAAACAAAATAAAAATAACCAAGGCAACAGGGAAGAAAAAATTTGGGACAAACTTTCCAGGATACAAAATAAGAACAGGGACTGTTCCCGTCAGAAAACCAACCGGACAAATATCAGTAAAAATAAAACCAAGGAGATAGGAGGTAGCGAAAACAAGGCCAATAAGAACACCATATTTTGTATACCGGAGATACTGTTCACATCGATGTTTACCGATGGTTTGAATCAGCCTAAATTTTTTTAACTTCCGTGCGAAACGTCCAGTACCACGTTGCAACAAACCAATCGGACATGCCCAACCACACACTGCTCGGCCAGTGGTTATACCAAAAAATCCAAGAATGAGAAAAGGATACAAAAACAACCGCCATGCAAAACTACCTTTATCAACACTTTGCTCAAATGCACGAAGCGGACATGCTGCTGATGCAGCAGGACAAGCATGACAGTAAAAAAAAGGAAAACAAAAACCGGTTTTAACACCAAGTGCACCAAGATTCGCTGAAAAAAACAAAAAAATTTGAGTAATCAACCGTTGGAATTGTAATCGCATCATTTTCTCTTTGTATACAAGAAAGTTATCAGCACAACAAGACTAACTGCTCCCACGTATAGCAGTAGTTCAAAAGCTGGTGTTTTATTATCTGTTGGAGTATTGCCATCCGATTTTGGCACTAGATCACGATTGATGTCAGAGGTCTTTTGCCAACCTTGTTCACTATGAACAATAGCTGCATAAGTAATATAGGTTGCATCCCCATGTGTTAACGACACCGTTGCTCGATATGTCCCAGGAGCAACCTCAGTCATAGATGTATTCTGTGGCGTGTAACAAACACCAGTATTTTTATTACATTCCTGGACAAAAAGATAGACGCCGTGTATTTGTTCTCCAGTTACATCAACGGTAAAGGTTACTGATGATTGAACGGCTGGTGCTTCTGGACTGACCTGTATTTCACCAATCGTCGGTGGCGCTGCAGAAACCACACTCGAAAGTATCGCGATCATCGCAATAATCACGCCAGACAATACTGCTTTTTTTTCAAACTGGATATTCATACTCATTCATTCTCCTTTTGAAACCTTAGGATTATTTTAGTTTTTCATCAATTTTTGAAGCAAGCGTTGCGTAGGATTCATAACCAACGTGTGAATAATAAATGTTTCCTTTTTGATCCAAAAGATACAAACTTGGAACACCCTGCGGGGCGTAGAGTGTTCGAATCGCCCCCTGTGAATCATCAACACCAAATATCCAATCAAGGACAATCCCATACTGTTCAAACGTATCAAGCATGTTGTTGATCATATCAACGGTCTCTTGATTCATCCAGACATCAATTGATACAATCACCACAGAATTTTTTGAATAATTCTCAGAAATCTTTTTCAGTTCAAGCATCTGATACCAACAGGGCTGACAATTTACCGCCATTAAATCAAGAACAACGATTTTTCCAGCAAAATCGGCCAACGAACGAGTACGACCATCAAGAGTAGTAAAAACAATATTTTCAGCATACTCAGTGGTTTTATCAGAATTGATACAACCACTAAGCATCCCAAGAATACTGACAGACATCACTAGAAAAAAAGATATCAAACGAGTGCTGCTCCGTATCATTGTCCATCCAAAACCATCAGAGTTTCTGGGTTAACCGATGTTTCAATTGATCCTTAGGCAGCGCACCAACAATACGATCAACCAACGAACCATTTTTAAAAACTAACAACGTCGGAATACTCATAATTTGATGCTGAGCTGACACCAACGGATTTTCATCAACATTAAGTTTACCAAAAACAATTTTTCCCTGCATCTCCTTAGCAAGCTCTTCAATAACCGGTCCAATCATACGACATGGACCGCACCAGGGTGCCCAACAGTCAACCACAATCGATGGGTATTTTTTTACTGTTGCATCAAAATCACCATCAGTGATGTGCAACGGTGTATTTGGCCATTTTTGTTCCATTTTTTTTCCTCCATAAAGATATTGCTTTCTGATCTGTTCATATTTTTTCTTTCTGAGTTCCTCTAACTCATCCATAAGATGTTGAGATGGACATTGTACTATATAAGTGTTCATCCTTGAGTGTCTTGAATCCACTTCCGAATCCGCAGATAGCCAAGATGCTTTTTTCCATCAACCCATAGAATCGGGGCGGTGATTTGAAGATCATCAAAAACATGATATTCTTTTGCCAGGGCAACATCTGATTCAGTCCACGATGAGAAGTCATGGGGAAAGGTTATCACCTCAACATCGGTTCTGTTTACCAAGAGTTCTTTTGTCTGACTGCATTTTGCACATTGTTCAAGGCAAAATAATATTTTTTTTTCCATACAGATAACCCGCGAGAAACAGTTCGAGCTGTATACAACCATGATTCTTTTTTTGCTATTTGAACGTTCTTATACCTTTGTTTAACAAAAAAATGTTGTTGGAAAACAATGTATAAAAAAACTATATGAACCATTGCCACATATTCTGTTCTCAGAAACAGATATGAATGACCAAGTAAAAATCGTCCGAGATCCTATCCATGGAAACATAAAAGTTGAAGATATCTTTAACGAACTCCTTGAAACTAGAGAATTACAACGATTGTATAATATCAAACAGCTCGGGTTTGCCCATCTTGTTTTTCCTGGGGCACATCACACACGCCTAGAACATTCACTTGGAACATATAATATCGCTGCACAAATCGTTGAAATCTTACAACTCACATATGAAGAAAAACAGTTAGTTAAATGTGCAGCATTACTCCATGATATTGGCCATGGTCCGTTTTCCCATACTCTCGAATCGATTCTTATCGAAAAATTCAATGTTGATCATGTTGATCTTACAGAAAAACTCATACGAGGGGCGTACGACATCTTTAAAAAAGAAGAACAACAATTCATTGAAACAACCTCAGTGCATCAAATACTTACAAAATATACTATTGACCTCGATGCGTTATGTTCTATCATCCGTGGAGTTTTTCTAAAAAAACCATACCTCAGCCAACTCTTGAACAGTACAATTGATGTCGATCAGCTCGATTATCTCATGCGTGATGCATACTACACAGGAGTTGCGTACGGCATGATTGACGTTGATCGACTGCAACAGACTCTGCTCATTTTCAACGACAATCTAGCAGTACAACGAAAAGGTGTCAATGCTGTAGAAAACATACTCATGGCACGAGGACTCATGTACTCCTCAGTCTATTTTCACAAAACTGTTAGAATCGCAGAAATCATGCTATCGAAAGCAATCGAATTTCTCGAACATGTCGAACCATTCTCTTTTTTCAGAATGACCGACGGAGAAATCATCGAATGGCTCAAACAACAAGGTCGATATCAACAAGAAATTGTAACTCGTTTAAAGTACCGGCATTTGTTCAAACAAGCATTTATGCTTCCCTCAACAGATCACAACCAACAACACACTGACCTTATCAGAAACCTTGAAGACTCGCGAAAAAGACATGAAAAAGAACGAGAATTTGAACAAAAACTCGGCATTCCTCATGGTCACGTCATCATCGATATCCCCTTACCCGAACTGCAACGATCAGAACCACGTATTCAAAAAACAGATATCAGAATCGTCGATGATACCACAGTACATACGCTTGATGAGTTTACACCGATCGCGCAGGCGATACGTTCACGAATCGCTCCTGATTGGAAACTTATGATTGTAACTGATGAGCGATATCGAGAAAAAGTATCCGGTCATGCTGAAAAAATACTTTTCTCTTGAGAATAAAGGAGAGAATGGGGAAGATCGAAGGTGGTGAGGAGAGATTCAAAAAGTTCAAGTCTCCCCCATTCTACCCTAATGCATAAGGAGAGACAGTATATAAATTTTTTTATAGAATAAAAATTCTTTCTATATTTAAGTGTTTATAAATGTTATTATTTATATTCAAAGTTATGAAAATTGTAAAAATTTTTTATATCTGTTGAAGAAACTGAAGTATCTCTTCAATATCCGCATGATGTGGAGTTTTTGAAGAAATATAATACCCTGCATAGGCATTGGCGAAGAACAACCGCTCTTGAGCAGAAAAACCATGCAACTCTGCAAAGATATCACCTGCATTCCATGCATCACCTGCCCCAGTTAATCTATAAATCGTAGGAACTGAAAGAACAGGTACACACGTAAAAGAATCACCATAGGAACATGAAAAATCTGCGGTGTGAATATCAAGACGCGCAGAAATATGTTGTTTGAACATCTTTGCAGCTCTGAGGATATCCTCTTGTTGGGCTTTTTTTAGTTTACTGAGATGCATAAATTCATTTTCATTTAAACCAAAAATATCGAGATTATGACTCGTCACAACATGTTTCATCAAATGTGAAAGGTCCTGGAGTCTTGGCGAAGGATCACCGCAATCAAAAAATGTGGTAACACCTTCTTTCTTTGCATACGAAAAAACCTCTGAAGCAAGAGATGTACCATATGCATTTAGATTCCAATTGACAACACACACCATGGAACACTGTTTGATAAGTGCCAAATCATTTTCATCAAGAAGTGAAAATGAAAAATCTGCGACAGATCCTGGATCACCAAGCATAACATTTGCTGCATCCTTTTGAAATTCTAATGCTGTAGTTAAGGCTATCTTTCCATCAGTTTTCACATGTGATAAATCAACACCATGCTTCCCAAGAAAAAAGTCTAACAAATGATATCCTAAAGGATCGGTCCTACAAATCAAATATGAAGCAATTCCGAGACGCGCAAGTGCAAGTGCAGTGTTTGCTGCATTACCTCCCTGCGAAATACTTTGAGCAACACCAGGGATATTACCACCACCTTGCAATCTTTTTTGATCAGCCTGCGACACAAAATGTGCCCATGAGTCATAAACGACAAAATGATCAACAAAAAAATCTGGAAGTAACACCACAGCCCTATCTTGCTTCCGGGGAATCTGCTGTAACCGTTCGATAACCTGTTTTTTCAACACATCATCCATATCGAAACCTTCAAGTTAGTAGAGGATATTCAACAGTGTAATACGAAGAAACCTTTCAAGTTTTCCTTTTTCAAAAACCTGCCGAAATCACATTCATTAAACAGCAGGTACCAAACAAAATACCCTAAACATAAACCTTTTGTAGCTCTATCGTCTTACTTTCTTTACGTCGATGGAAAAAAAAGTTTTTCTCAAACAACCTGAAAATATAGCCGCATTAACCACCTTGACTCTGATGGGACTTGGTGGAATTCAAATCTTTTTAGGAGAAAACGTCTCACAAAGTGTCGCATTAACCGCAAACGGCATCGACTGTATCGGAGATGCTTTTGTATCGGGTGTTGTGTGGATTGGATTACGCTATTTAAAAAAACCAGAAGATCACCGATTTCATTTTGGATATTACAAAATAGAAAATCTTGCGTCGATTATCGCTGCAGTAATCATGCTCATCCTTGCAGGATATATCTTTTATCAATCGTATCAACAACTCATGAACCCCCGACCAATCATGCTGCCATTTCTTGGTGCAAGTATTGCTTTTATCGCTGCGTTTATCGCATGGGGTTTTGGGATTTCAAAATATATCAATGGGAAGAAAACAAAGTATAGTTCAATCAAACTTGATGCTATTAACACGCTTAAAGATGGAACAACCTCCTTTCTTGCAGGTATTGCATTAATCTTTGGATCCTTTGGTATCACTCTTGCTGATGCTGTGATTGGTTTTATCATCGCGGGCATCATTGTTACCATAGGGTTTGCAGCAATCAAAGAATCAAGTTCGATGCTCGTTGATGCATGTGATGGAGATTGTGTTGCCTACGGTTTGCTCATTAAAAATCTTGCTGAACGTATTCCTGGTGTGCAAGCAGCTCGTTTAATTCGACTCCGTCGAACAGGACCTGTGATCCAAGGAGAACTTGAGATATCAGTATCTGGTGATATGCCTGTAAAAGAGCTGTATATCATTAAGCAAAAGATAGTACAGCTTACTCAGCAAAAAATACCTGAACTCCAACGACTTACTATCTCATCACTACCCGATCATCACAATAGAAACCATGAAACAATCCCCGAAGAATCAAATAAAAAAAGAGACATAGACACATAAAGAACCTGTTAAAGTACGCCATTATCTTTTTATGAACATCAGGGATACAACCCTACGGAGACAATCATATGACATACTATACTGAAGTTGAATATATCAGAAAGCAGGCGATGAAAAATAACCAATTCTACGCTGAATCACTCCCGATGATTGCAAGTGAAAATATTCTATCACCATTATGCCGAGAGATGCTCATCACCGATTTTCATGGACGATACGCAGAAGGAACACCACACAACCGATATTACCAAGGATGCAAATATTTTGATCTCGTTGAAGAAAAAGCAATAGAACTTGCACAAAAACTCTTCAACTGCTCCTATGCAGACGTTCGACCAACTGCAGGAACAACCGCAAATCTCGCAATCCTAAAAGCGCTGATAAAACCAGGAGAAACCGCAGTTGTTTTAGATCTTGCAAACGGCGCCCATATCTCCTTTGGGAAGTGGGGTGCTGCTGGTGTTCGAGGAATCAACCTCATCTCATATCCCTTTAATGACGAAATCATGAACATTGACGTCGACGGTGCAGTAAAACTCATCAAACAGGTAAAACCAACACTCGCGTTGAACGGCCAATCAGTCTTCTTATTCCCAAGTCCAATAAAAGAACTCGCCGAAGCAGCACATGAGGTTGGAGCATACCTCATCTACGACGCAGCTCATGTCCTTGGACTAATTGCAGGAAAACAATTCCAAGATCCACTCAGAGAAGGCGCAGATGTGATGAGCGGAAGCACCCATAAAACCTTACCTGGACCCCAAGGAGGTATGATCCTGTCTAATCATGCAGGTGACACTGAAGAGGATAAATCATTTCTCAGAAAACTCAGTTTTGGTGTTTTCCCAGGAATCACCTCATCGTATCACCTCCACCATGTCGCAGCAAAAGCAATAGCATTTGCAGAACATTTAGAGTACGGTGAAGCATATGCACGACAAACCATAAAAAATGCACAAAGCCTTGCACAAGCACTCCATGAAGAAGGATTTAACGTATTCGGTGAAAAATTAGGATTCACAAAATCCCATCAAGTCCTTGTTTCAATCGGGCCGAAAAAAGGAAAAGAAGCAGCGCAAAAACTCGAAGAAGCAGGCATTATCACAAACTTTAATACTATCCCTGGTGACACTGACCCGATGAACCCCTCAGGTCTCAGACTGGGCACACCTGAACTAACAAGAATCGGTATGAAAGAACAAGAAATGAAAGACATTGCAACCTTTTTTGCACGAATACTGCTTAAAAAAGAAGACCCGAAAAAGATCAAAGAAGCAGTAAAAACATTCCGCGCTGAGTATCAAGAAATCCACTACTGCTTCACAAAAGGATTCCGGGGTTATGACTATCATAAGTTGATATAACATGTTGGTTGCACTTAGTGGAACACCAGGAACTGGTAAAACAACGATAGCAACTCGTTTGCAGCACTCTGGATACCAGATATATAATCTCAATGAGCTTGCATTTAAAAACAACTTTATCCTCGGTGTTGATACGAAACGCCAAGCAAAAATTCTCGACATCCCGAAACTAAACCGATATATCAAGAACGTATTTTCTTCAAGAGAAAATATCATTATATTTGAAGGACTCGCAACCCATCTCTTGAAATGCATGCAGTATATTATTATCCTCCGATGTCATCCACAGGAGCTTACCCGGCGGTTACAACAACGGCAGTGGAGCCGAGAAAAAATCAAAGAAAATGTTGAAGCAGAAACCCTTGACATTATCCTCTGTGAGGCAACTGAACTCCACCCAGAACAACATATTTTTGAAATCGATACGACAGCACAATCTGTTGAAGCATGCACCCAGGCAATCCTTGAAATTATCCACAACAACTTCAAACCGATAGAAAAATATACCATAGGTACAATTGACTGGTCAGAAGAAATCCTCAACGACTATAAAATCTAAGTGAGACGTACATGGTACTTGACAAAAAAAGAGAAAATATTGATCCATTACTCACTAAAATCGCACACTATGGTACAGGTATCCCCCCTGACGTTTTCACCTGGCTTGCGCTTATCTGTGCACTCATATCAGGTATTTTTTTCTATTTTTCAACACCAACCTCTGAACTTGACAACTACTTTCTTTTTATCGCAGCGTTTTTTGTTTTTCTCAATGGTTTTCTAGACGCGCTCGATGGAAAAGTCGCAAAACTAACTGGAAAAGCATCAGCTCGAGGAGATTTCCTTGACCATGCCCTCGACCGATATGCAGACGTCTTCATAGTTGGTGGACTTGCCCTCAGTGTCTGGTGCCGGCCAAGTGTTGGACTGCTGGCAATGATCGGAATGCTTCTCACCAGTTACATGGGAACCCAAGCACAGGCAATCGGTCATAAAAGAGACTATTCAGGACTCCTTGGACGAGCAGATCGACTTGCCCTCCTCATGATCTTCCCGATACTGCAACATATCATGCTTCGAATCCCCGTGCAACTCCCATTCAACCTCACCGTACTTGAACTTATTCTCCTGTATTTTGCAGTCGTTGGAAATATTACCGCAGTACAACGTTTTTACAGCACCCTCCGATGGCTTCAGAGACCATGAAACAAGAATCAAAAAACGCAATTATCATCTCTACAGCTGAAGACACTGCTGAGCTTTGTCAACTCGCACACACTCTTGGATACGACGTTGGTAAAATTTTTATCCAAAAAAGAGACACACCAGATACGAATTACTATATTGGATCTGGAAAAGTCCAAGAGGTACATGACTTTATAGAACATGCTGATCATCCGATTGATCTCATCATTGTCAATGGTGAACTCAAACCATCACAATGGTTTTCACTTGAAAAAAAATTCAAAAAAGAAGTTTACGACAGGATCCGACTAATTCTTGCTATTTTTGAAAAACATGCAAACCGCCGCGAAGCAAAACTTCAGGTAAAACTCGCTCAACTTGAATATGAACGACCGTACGTCCGCGAACTCATTCATCGAGCAAAAGCAGGAGAACATCCTGGGTATATGGGTGGTGGTGAATACCCGGTTGCTGATTACTATGAAATGATCAAAAAACAAATGAAAAACATTCGAAACGAGCTTGAAAAAATCAGAACCACTCGCCAGCTCCATCGGCAGACACGATATACCAGCGGTTTTTACCTTGTCTCACTAGCAGGATATACCAATGCTGGCAAAAGCAGTCTTCTGAACGTTCTTGCACAAGAACATGTTTTTGTTGAAGATCAATTATTCTCAACCCTTTCAACTACAACCAGGAAGATTCCTCAGAACATGAAATACAAAAACATTCCACTGCTCCTTACGGACACCGTTGGTTTTATTGAAAATCTTCCTGCCGTCATCATTGATG
Protein-coding sequences here:
- a CDS encoding PfkB family carbohydrate kinase, which codes for MDDVLKKQVIERLQQIPRKQDRAVVLLPDFFVDHFVVYDSWAHFVSQADQKRLQGGGNIPGVAQSISQGGNAANTALALARLGIASYLICRTDPLGYHLLDFFLGKHGVDLSHVKTDGKIALTTALEFQKDAANVMLGDPGSVADFSFSLLDENDLALIKQCSMVCVVNWNLNAYGTSLASEVFSYAKKEGVTTFFDCGDPSPRLQDLSHLMKHVVTSHNLDIFGLNENEFMHLSKLKKAQQEDILRAAKMFKQHISARLDIHTADFSCSYGDSFTCVPVLSVPTIYRLTGAGDAWNAGDIFAELHGFSAQERLFFANAYAGYYISSKTPHHADIEEILQFLQQI
- the hflX gene encoding GTPase HflX gives rise to the protein MKQESKNAIIISTAEDTAELCQLAHTLGYDVGKIFIQKRDTPDTNYYIGSGKVQEVHDFIEHADHPIDLIIVNGELKPSQWFSLEKKFKKEVYDRIRLILAIFEKHANRREAKLQVKLAQLEYERPYVRELIHRAKAGEHPGYMGGGEYPVADYYEMIKKQMKNIRNELEKIRTTRQLHRQTRYTSGFYLVSLAGYTNAGKSSLLNVLAQEHVFVEDQLFSTLSTTTRKIPQNMKYKNIPLLLTDTVGFIENLPAVIIDAFHSTLEEIQLADAVILVVDSSEPKRSVERKLNVSLQELHELGVTAPIILAFNKIDLITETELNDLIKHLEEQHYLTQKKYVAISVQQQQGLTTLLDVLYSVLPHDVLLTLELPNTSETHSFISELYTKTFVTDIRYSKTVVITVRCSMKIQDKIIADCNKLNGKIQEHNYEPTSKRYSKQ
- a CDS encoding cation diffusion facilitator family transporter, which produces MEKKVFLKQPENIAALTTLTLMGLGGIQIFLGENVSQSVALTANGIDCIGDAFVSGVVWIGLRYLKKPEDHRFHFGYYKIENLASIIAAVIMLILAGYIFYQSYQQLMNPRPIMLPFLGASIAFIAAFIAWGFGISKYINGKKTKYSSIKLDAINTLKDGTTSFLAGIALIFGSFGITLADAVIGFIIAGIIVTIGFAAIKESSSMLVDACDGDCVAYGLLIKNLAERIPGVQAARLIRLRRTGPVIQGELEISVSGDMPVKELYIIKQKIVQLTQQKIPELQRLTISSLPDHHNRNHETIPEESNKKRDIDT
- a CDS encoding 4Fe-4S binding protein; this translates as MMRLQFQRLITQIFLFFSANLGALGVKTGFCFPFFYCHACPAASAACPLRAFEQSVDKGSFAWRLFLYPFLILGFFGITTGRAVCGWACPIGLLQRGTGRFARKLKKFRLIQTIGKHRCEQYLRYTKYGVLIGLVFATSYLLGFIFTDICPVGFLTGTVPVLILYPGKFVPNFFFPVALVIFILFIILIFVVERGWCRYFCPLGAFFAVFNKISFLHVEVHKEDCVHCHMCSLQCPMGIDVPTMHRDPECILCGKCVSTCPKKLITFERM
- a CDS encoding adenylate kinase family protein; the protein is MLVALSGTPGTGKTTIATRLQHSGYQIYNLNELAFKNNFILGVDTKRQAKILDIPKLNRYIKNVFSSRENIIIFEGLATHLLKCMQYIIILRCHPQELTRRLQQRQWSREKIKENVEAETLDIILCEATELHPEQHIFEIDTTAQSVEACTQAILEIIHNNFKPIEKYTIGTIDWSEEILNDYKI
- a CDS encoding TlpA disulfide reductase family protein, with the protein product MIRSSTRLISFFLVMSVSILGMLSGCINSDKTTEYAENIVFTTLDGRTRSLADFAGKIVVLDLMAVNCQPCWYQMLELKKISENYSKNSVVIVSIDVWMNQETVDMINNMLDTFEQYGIVLDWIFGVDDSQGAIRTLYAPQGVPSLYLLDQKGNIYYSHVGYESYATLASKIDEKLK
- the glyA gene encoding serine hydroxymethyltransferase, translated to MTYYTEVEYIRKQAMKNNQFYAESLPMIASENILSPLCREMLITDFHGRYAEGTPHNRYYQGCKYFDLVEEKAIELAQKLFNCSYADVRPTAGTTANLAILKALIKPGETAVVLDLANGAHISFGKWGAAGVRGINLISYPFNDEIMNIDVDGAVKLIKQVKPTLALNGQSVFLFPSPIKELAEAAHEVGAYLIYDAAHVLGLIAGKQFQDPLREGADVMSGSTHKTLPGPQGGMILSNHAGDTEEDKSFLRKLSFGVFPGITSSYHLHHVAAKAIAFAEHLEYGEAYARQTIKNAQSLAQALHEEGFNVFGEKLGFTKSHQVLVSIGPKKGKEAAQKLEEAGIITNFNTIPGDTDPMNPSGLRLGTPELTRIGMKEQEMKDIATFFARILLKKEDPKKIKEAVKTFRAEYQEIHYCFTKGFRGYDYHKLI
- a CDS encoding HD domain-containing protein — protein: MNDQVKIVRDPIHGNIKVEDIFNELLETRELQRLYNIKQLGFAHLVFPGAHHTRLEHSLGTYNIAAQIVEILQLTYEEKQLVKCAALLHDIGHGPFSHTLESILIEKFNVDHVDLTEKLIRGAYDIFKKEEQQFIETTSVHQILTKYTIDLDALCSIIRGVFLKKPYLSQLLNSTIDVDQLDYLMRDAYYTGVAYGMIDVDRLQQTLLIFNDNLAVQRKGVNAVENILMARGLMYSSVYFHKTVRIAEIMLSKAIEFLEHVEPFSFFRMTDGEIIEWLKQQGRYQQEIVTRLKYRHLFKQAFMLPSTDHNQQHTDLIRNLEDSRKRHEKEREFEQKLGIPHGHVIIDIPLPELQRSEPRIQKTDIRIVDDTTVHTLDEFTPIAQAIRSRIAPDWKLMIVTDERYREKVSGHAEKILFS
- the trxA gene encoding thioredoxin, coding for MEQKWPNTPLHITDGDFDATVKKYPSIVVDCWAPWCGPCRMIGPVIEELAKEMQGKIVFGKLNVDENPLVSAQHQIMSIPTLLVFKNGSLVDRIVGALPKDQLKHRLTQKL
- a CDS encoding CDP-alcohol phosphatidyltransferase family protein yields the protein MVLDKKRENIDPLLTKIAHYGTGIPPDVFTWLALICALISGIFFYFSTPTSELDNYFLFIAAFFVFLNGFLDALDGKVAKLTGKASARGDFLDHALDRYADVFIVGGLALSVWCRPSVGLLAMIGMLLTSYMGTQAQAIGHKRDYSGLLGRADRLALLMIFPILQHIMLRIPVQLPFNLTVLELILLYFAVVGNITAVQRFYSTLRWLQRP